From Nitrososphaerota archaeon:
ACCTTTCCAGGGCCGAGGATTGCCTCTCTTTCGACCAGGACTCGCGAGTTTCCAAAGGAGTAGTAGCACCAGTTCATCCCGTCGTTGAAAACGCATCTCTTGCCTGTCACTGAACAGTGGTCGGGCCCCTCCGGGTACTCGCAGTCCTCCTTCCGCATGGTCACGTTCTCGTTCATGGACCTGTCGAAGACACCCCGCAGCCAAGGCTGCTCCTTTTGGGATTCTGACCTCATGTAGAGGGCCCGCTCTGGCTGCCTGGCGACGAGGGGGGCCGACGGGCGTGGAGGCGCGGGGTCGGGGAAGGACACGTAGGCCCAGTCGTCTCCGCAGATCTTGCCCTCCTTGTTGAGGAATATCCTGAACGATTGGGTCGTCTTCCCGGTGCCAGTCGGGGCGATAATCACGACACCCTTTCCCTTGTAGAGGGCAGTGGCTCCGTGGATTGACAGGGTGTTGAAACTCTTCTCCAGTATCGCTGCGGCGATTCCCAGAGCCCAGGATTTGCACTGGCCGTAGTATTCCGTGTTCAGGAAGAGGGCAGTGTGGAGCTCAGGGCAGTACTGGGCGGAAGGATCGGCTCCTTCGACCCCGGTGACGGAATAGATCTGCGCCTGGGAGGCAAGGCCGTCCGCAGCGGGCCACCAATTCTTTCCCCAGAAGGCGGCCTGGTGGTCGCTGTTGGTGATGAGCTCGACAACGATCCCGTTCAGGTTGGCCTTCAACGACATCGCCTGCGATCGGTCCAGGGTATCCTTCGCCTTTCTGAGCAGGGGGAGGAATTCGGCTTTCGGGGCGTTCTTGTTCCCCTTCACCCGAGACCTGGACTGCGTGATGTAGTTGTGCAGACCCGGGGCGGACATGGAAACGATTCCGACGAGGCCGAGCTTGTGGCCTTAAAACAATTCGTGGGTTCTGGGAAGTGTATCCAGCTGTCGAAGTCGCTCGATGAATCTTCGAGGCGTGGTCGGCTTTATTACAACCCCGGGCCCCAGGCCCGCTGTGAAGAGTTCGGGTCTTCTCCGCCAAAGCGAGCAGCCCGCGAGGATGGGGAGACCCTGGCCTGTGGCGCCGGTAGTGGCCACCATATTGGTAATCATAGCCTGGCTAGTCTTCATACTCCTCTACGCCCTTTATTGGTCGAACGGGTACAGCCTGTTTCAGAACGTCATCGTCACCATAGTTTCGCTGGTCATCACAGCCCTGCTGGTAAGCGTGGGATGGGTCATCTGGGGCTCCAGGCACCACTGGGATTTTGCGGAATACGGTTGGGAATCCCAACACAAGAAAGAGTAGTCTTCTGAAGGTCGGGGAAGCCACTCGTCCTCCAGCTTGCGGGCTGCGTTGCATGTCGCGCACGGTCGCCTTCAGTCAAACGTAAAAACCCACTCCAGAGGGGACTGTCTGCGTTGATAGGGGGGGTCGCGAAGGAGACAGTAGAAGGCGAGAAGCGGGTCGCTCTGACACCAGAATCTGTTCCGAAGATCAAGCAGATGACCGTGGCAGTCGAGAAGGGCGCCGGAGGTGCCGCGGGCTTCTCAGATTCCGCCTACGAAGAAGCCGGGGCGCGGGTAGTCCCCGACTCGAAGGCACTCTATCAAGAAGCGGACTTGATAATGAAAATCAGGCCGCCCTCCCCGGGAGAAGCCGTCCTGTTCAGGGATGGGAGCGCCCTGATCTCATATCTCTATCCGCTCAACAATCTGGAGGCGATGAAGATGCTTGCCGAGAGACGGGTCACTGCGTTCGCTCTCGACTTGCTGCCCCGCATCAGCCGCGCTCAGTCCATGGACACCCTTTCTTCCCAGGCTAACCTGGCAGGATACAGGGCGGTCACCCTTGCCGCGGATTCACTCCCGAAGCTCTTCCCCCTGATGATGACTGCCGCTGGTACCATAGCACCGGCCAGGGTCTTCGTCCTTGGGGCGGGGGTCTCAGGGCTCCAGGCGATCGCCACTGCCCACAGGTTGGGGGCTGTGGTCGAGGCATACGATGTGCGGCCGACGGTGAAGGAGCAGATCGAAAGCCTTGGCGCGAAGTTCGTCGAGCTCCCCATCCAGGCCCAGGATGCCCAGACCGCTGGAGGATACGCGAAGGCCCAGAGCGATGAATTCTACAGGAAGCAGCAGGAGCTCCTGGCCGAGCACACCAGGACGGCTGACGTGGTCATAGCCACCGCCCTCGTGCCTGGGAAGAAGGCCCCGAACCTAATCTCCGAGGAAGCGGTCAAGGGGATGCGCCCAGGCTCGGTTATCATCGACCTGGCAGCCGAGCAGGGGGGGAATTGCTCGCTGACTGAACCCGGAAAGACCGTCGTGAAGTATGGAGTGATCATCAAGGGCCCTCTGGATGTCCCGTCGACCATGGCTCCCCAAGCCAGCCAGCTCTTCTCCAGGAACGTCACCGCTTTCCTGGGAGCATTGGTGAAGGATGGAGCTTTGAACCTGGACATGAAAGACCAGGTCGTCAGGGACCCCATGGTGCTCCTCAAGGGGGAGGTCGTCTACGGTCCGTTGAAGGAGGCATTGGCGGGGAGTAAGCAATGACGCCCCTCACCTCCGCGGACCTTGAGGTTGACCTGCTGATCTTCCTCCTCTCGACCCTCCTTGGGCAGGAGCTCATCAGGCATGTTTCGCGCCTTCTCCACACTCCCCTGATGGCCCTGACCAATGCAATCTCATCAGTCTCGTTCGTGGCTGCCCTGATCGTGCTTTCGGAGCCTGGCAGCGAGTTGGTCTCGCTCTTGGCCGGGGTCGCGGTGGCACTGGCGGCGACGAACATCGTGAGTGGGTTCCTGATCACCGACCGGATCCTGAGGCTCTTCGAGAGGAGGAAGCCGAAGAAATGAGCGACCTTCTGGTTGAGTACCTGTACATCGTGTCCGCTGTGCTCTTCGTGCTTTCGCTGAAGTTCATGAGCGAGGTCAGGACCTCCCGGCTGGGAAACTTCTGCGGCGTCGCTGGCATGGGTCTGGCTGTGGTGGCGACCCTGGGCGCCTTCCAGGTCGGACGCGTGGACCTTCTGGTGGGAGGGGTAATCATCGGAGCCGCCCTCGGGGCCCCCATAGGCCTCAAGGTGGCGATGACGGCCGTGCCGCAGAGGACGGCCATGTCCCACGCGTTCGGGTCGCTCGCGGTAGCCCTGGTCGGGGCGGCAGAGTACTACCAGGGAGCCCCTGCGATTGACACGTTCACGCTTTCTGTGCTTTCAGCGGAGATGATCCTCGGCTTCCTGACCTTCACGGGAAGCTGCCTGGCCTTTGCGAAGCTCCAGGGGTTGATCACCGGCAGGCCAATCCTGTTCCGTGGGAGGACTGTAGTCAGCCTCACGACCCTTGGCGCTGCCGTCGCTTCAGGTGTGCTCCTCGTCGCCTACCCAGGTCAAGAGTACCTCCTCCCTGTGATGGCCGCCCTGGCGCTCCTCTTCGGCTTCCAGCTCGTGGTCGCCATTGGTGGGGCGGACATGCCCACGGTCATCGCGATCCTCAACTCGTTCGCGGGGCTTTCGGCGGCCGCCCTGGGATTCGTCCTAAACAACAAGCTGCTCATTGTTGCTGGGTCCCTCGACGGGTCGTCGGGGCTGATCCTCGCCCTGATCATGAGCAAGGCCATGAACCGGTCCTTCGTGAACATACTCTTCGCCGGGGTCGGGGCGCACCCGGTAGCAGCCGCGGTCCAGCCAGGAGAGCAAGGCAGGACCGCCCAGACCTACACCGTCGAGGACGTGGCGACCATCCTGGCGAACGCCCAGCGGGTGGTCTTCGCCCCCGGGTACGGCCTCGCGGTGGCCCAGGCCCAGCACGTGGTCAAGGAGCTGGCTGACGTCCTGCAGGCGAGGGGGGTCGATGTGAAGTACGCCATACACCCGGTGGCCGGGCGCATGCCGGGGCACATGAACGTCCTGCTGGCGGAGGCCCAGGTCCCCTACGAGCAGCTCTGGGAGATGGACCGGATCAACCCGCTCTTCCCCGAGACGGACGTGGTCATGGTAGTCGGGGCGAACGACGTCACGAACCCCGCGGCGAGGACGAGGGCCGACTCGCCCCTGTACGGAATGCCGATTCTGGACGTGGACAAGGCGAAGACGGTCGTATTCATCAAGCGGTCCATGGGGGCGGGCTTCTCGGGAGTCGAGAACGACCTATTCTACAACCCCAACACGATGATGGTCCTCGGGGACGCGAAGAAGGTGGTCGGGGAGCTCGTCTCAGCGATGAGGAAGCAGAGCACCTAGACTTCCCACACTGGGACGGCGGGAATGTGACGCAGTCACTCTTGCTGGACATACGGTCTGATGAGTTCCGCTTCTGACAGTGGCTGTCTCTTGAACCAGACCACCTCGATTACACCAAAGGTCTTCTTCAGGCCGTCCTGTATTTTGGCCATCAACGCCTGAACGTCTTCTCGTGACATCTTCTCGCCCTGCTCCTTGTGCGAACGGAGTTCCATTATGGTTTCGTTTATGGACGAGATCAATTCGATAGGCCCGACGTGGCTAGCGTTTTCCCTCGCCATCTTCAGACACGAGGAGATGGATGAGCTAGTTTCCTGCCACATGAGCATGATCAGCGCTTCATGGGGGGTCTTTGAGCTCAAGCCCCAGGCGGATGAGATCCTTTCCAAGGCCTGATAGAACCCCTTTTCGGTACTGGAAGTTGAGAGGAGTGCGGCTGCGTCCAGAGCCCTACAGATGTTTTCCGCACGCTCCAGCCATCGCCCCATCCAGATTAGGTTGTAGACCCGCGAATCCGTTAGCCACCTGTCCTTGGCAAAGACGACAGAACGAGGGTCTTCCGATGGCTTCGCGCCAGCCATGAGGTTATTCGGACACTACGGCTAATATGTGTTTGTCCTGGTCGCAGAAGCGAAGACTCGACTCAACCCTCCCGTGCCAGTCGACAGGAAGGTTCCGTTGACTGGTGAGACATCGGTATAGTCTCGCCCCACAGCTAGTTTCAGGTAGTTTGTTCCTGCGTCGATCATTATTGCCTTCGTTGGGTCGGCCGGCAGCCACCCACATTGTGGA
This genomic window contains:
- a CDS encoding Re/Si-specific NAD(P)(+) transhydrogenase subunit alpha encodes the protein MIGGVAKETVEGEKRVALTPESVPKIKQMTVAVEKGAGGAAGFSDSAYEEAGARVVPDSKALYQEADLIMKIRPPSPGEAVLFRDGSALISYLYPLNNLEAMKMLAERRVTAFALDLLPRISRAQSMDTLSSQANLAGYRAVTLAADSLPKLFPLMMTAAGTIAPARVFVLGAGVSGLQAIATAHRLGAVVEAYDVRPTVKEQIESLGAKFVELPIQAQDAQTAGGYAKAQSDEFYRKQQELLAEHTRTADVVIATALVPGKKAPNLISEEAVKGMRPGSVIIDLAAEQGGNCSLTEPGKTVVKYGVIIKGPLDVPSTMAPQASQLFSRNVTAFLGALVKDGALNLDMKDQVVRDPMVLLKGEVVYGPLKEALAGSKQ
- a CDS encoding NAD(P) transhydrogenase subunit alpha, which translates into the protein MTPLTSADLEVDLLIFLLSTLLGQELIRHVSRLLHTPLMALTNAISSVSFVAALIVLSEPGSELVSLLAGVAVALAATNIVSGFLITDRILRLFERRKPKK
- a CDS encoding NAD(P)(+) transhydrogenase (Re/Si-specific) subunit beta, giving the protein MSDLLVEYLYIVSAVLFVLSLKFMSEVRTSRLGNFCGVAGMGLAVVATLGAFQVGRVDLLVGGVIIGAALGAPIGLKVAMTAVPQRTAMSHAFGSLAVALVGAAEYYQGAPAIDTFTLSVLSAEMILGFLTFTGSCLAFAKLQGLITGRPILFRGRTVVSLTTLGAAVASGVLLVAYPGQEYLLPVMAALALLFGFQLVVAIGGADMPTVIAILNSFAGLSAAALGFVLNNKLLIVAGSLDGSSGLILALIMSKAMNRSFVNILFAGVGAHPVAAAVQPGEQGRTAQTYTVEDVATILANAQRVVFAPGYGLAVAQAQHVVKELADVLQARGVDVKYAIHPVAGRMPGHMNVLLAEAQVPYEQLWEMDRINPLFPETDVVMVVGANDVTNPAARTRADSPLYGMPILDVDKAKTVVFIKRSMGAGFSGVENDLFYNPNTMMVLGDAKKVVGELVSAMRKQST
- a CDS encoding alpha-E domain-containing protein, whose protein sequence is MAGAKPSEDPRSVVFAKDRWLTDSRVYNLIWMGRWLERAENICRALDAAALLSTSSTEKGFYQALERISSAWGLSSKTPHEALIMLMWQETSSSISSCLKMARENASHVGPIELISSINETIMELRSHKEQGEKMSREDVQALMAKIQDGLKKTFGVIEVVWFKRQPLSEAELIRPYVQQE